In gamma proteobacterium HIMB55, the genomic stretch GTGGGTTGTAACGCTTTATTGCGCCCTTGTTTCATAAGCCGCCCATTGTGCCAGATCTTGCGCCATAAAGACCGCAACACCGTGGCCACCCTGCTCTAACTCGACCCACAGCGGCGGCAGCAATGGCGATAATCCTTCAAGAGCCTCAACGCTATTGCCAACTTCTAGAATCAAAATCCCACCTGCGCGCAAGATACGGGCGGCGTCCACCAGCATAACCCGCACCAAATCTAGACCATCCTCTCCCCCACGCAACGCTAATCCGGGTTCGTGTAGATACTCAGGGGGTAAGTCACGCATATCCTCCGCATCCACGTAAGGAGGGTTGGCCAAAATCACGTCTACAGAATCGTCAGCACACCAAGCGAGCAAATCTGCTCTGACAACAGCATCAACCTCATGGAGCGCCGCATTTTCGCGCGCCAAATTAAGTGCGTCAGCGTCAATATCGCTAAGCAGGACCTGTGCATCGGGAAACACCCACTTTGCCAGCATGCCAAGGCTGCCACCGCCACAACAGACGTCGACAATGACGCTTGGACTCGTGCCTTCGTACCAGGGTTGAAGCTCGTTTAGCACAAGCTCTGCAACCGGCGAACGCGGCACCAGCGCGCGACGATCGGATTTGAAACAAAGTGGACCCAGCCACGCCTCACCCGTTATGTATGCAACGGGAAGTTTCTTTTCGCAGCGTGCGATCAGGTAGCTTACCAAGACCTCCCCTGCGTCAGCCGGATAAACCTCGTCCAGAACCTCAGTGCCTGTGTCCAGCGGCGACAACGACGCTGCAGCCAGAACCAGCGCAACAGCCTCATCGTGCTCTGATTCGTAGCCATGCCCACAGAAAACGTCAGCCTCGATTAGCCGGTTCTCTGTGGAAATTAGGATGTCGCGAAATGTTACCAATGGGACTGTCCAAACTGCGAATGGTGCAGTTTACCATTTTGAAGCATTTGGCGCCGATGGGTTCGCTTAGAAGCAGGAAGCGCTCAGCCGACGCGGCGAATCGGATCGCTCGCTGGCGCGATAGCCCCGGTGGAAAAGAAGCCAAGCAACATATCGGCTAACGCTTGTACATCCCCTTCCATGTGGAAATGGTGAGGACCCGGTACCACCACCGGATAAAACGCTTCCACGAGATCAGCAATACCAGCAATTTTGGCTTGCGCCTCGTCACTTGTGAAAAAGCCCTTATCACCTGTGATAGCCGTCACCGGGCACTTCATTGCGCGATAGAACGAGTTCGATGCCTCCTCCGACAGCTTCACCGTGCTACTACCGAACAACTTAGGGTCACTCAAGAGAAGCCAACCGTCATCGACTTGTCGCAGCGCACGCGGCACGAGTAGCTCAGCGTTCTCACGCGTGAATCCGTAGCGAGACCGCGAATTGATAAAATCCTCGACAGTGGGGAATACGCGGGGCGGACGCGACATGTATTTCTTGCGTTCAGCGATCGAGCCAATAAACAGCTCAGCCCCATTGTCGTTCTCAAATGAACGAGAAATCATGCCATCTAGCATCGCAAGCGAGGCGCATTTTTCCTCGAGAGCAACTGCGAAAGCACCCGCCACAGCAGCACCTCGGCTATGCCCAACAACGTGTAGCGACTCAACACCTAATTGCTCAACGATTTCTAACAGCTGCGGGATATCGTCCCATATGTGGTAATTCGCATCAGGTGATCGATGACTACTCAAGCCATGACCCGATAAATCAATCGAGAGAACTCGGTAGCCTTTAAGCATCGGCGCAAGTTTGACAAAGCTCAGCGCGTTGTCCAGCCAACCGTGAATAGCAAACACAAGCGGATCAGAAGGGTCTCCCCAAACAAGGCCTCGGTATGTGAGTCCGTCCACCTCAAAGAAGATGTCTTCAGCTTGGCTTGTCACATTGAAAATCCTTCTGGCATGTAGTGAATCAACTCACCGCCTCCGCGGGTGGGCATCAAGAGTCGAATGACGGCAAAACCGCTCGGCGATAGCCCATGATATTGCGCGGTGTCGCACCATACATTAATGAGCTCAGAAAGGTAGGGTTGGTGTCCTACGATGAGTTGATGATCCACATCATCAGCGAGGAATAAGCCTTGGGTATAGTGTTGCTCACCGGGTGCCAATCGATCATCCGACGTGAGCGCTCCAAAACCAATATCAGCCCCCAATAATTGACTGGTTTGCCGTGTGCGAACCAACGGACTGTGAGTACAGTGGCTGGGGACCTGAATACCTGCATTTCGACACCAGGAAAGATAGGCCGCCGCACTACTCCTTACGTGCGCTTCACCGCGATCGGTTAACGCACGCTCAGCGTCAGAGGCGGCATAACCCGCCTCTCCATGCCGCCAAAGCGTAACGAGCACCTTAGGCGCTCATTTCCACAAGCAGCTTATTCATTCGCGCAACATAGCTAGCGGGATCCTCTAGCTGCGAGCCTTGCGCCAGCGTAGCTTGGTCTAAGAGGATCAGCGCGAGATCAGCAAAGCGATCCTCATCCGGCTCCACATCCATCCGCCTTACCAATCCATGACTGGTGTTGACCTCAAGGATCGGCTCGCTGTCAGGCAGCTCCTGTCCTGCTGCCTCCAAAATGCGGCGCATCTGAGCACCCAACTCGTGCTCTCCCACTACCAGACAGGCAGGGGAATCAGTCAAACGGATCGTGGGTCTGACCTGACTAACCTTACCGTCCAGAGCGCCTTTAAGTCGATCGAGTAAAGCCTCGTTTTCAGTCTTCGCCGCTTCAAGCTCAGCCTTCTCTTCCTCAGTGCTGTTGCCTAGGTCTAGCTCGCCTTTAGCAATGTCTTTCAGCGCTTTGCCATCAAACTCGTTGAGGTGCCCCATCAGCCAGTCGTCAATACGATCGGAGAGCAAGAGAACTTCGATACCTTTCTTGCGGAAGACCTCAATGTGCGGGCTGTTTTTGGCTGTTACGTGGTTGTCGGCGACAACGTAATAGATGGCGTCCTGCCCTTCCTGCATGCGCTCCACATAGTCTGTGAGCGAAACATTCTGAATTGCGTCATCGTCGTGAGTCGAGGAAAACCGCAATAACGCCGCAATCTTTTCCCGGTTAGCAAAGTCCTCGCCTGGACCTTCCTTGAGCACGTTGCCAAATACATCCCAGAAGCTCTGATATTTTTCAGCGTCTGACTTTGCCATCTTGCTGAGCATATCGAGCACGCGTTTCGTCACTGCGTTGCGCAGAGAATCAACTTGCGGACTCTGCTGCAGAATTTCACGGGAAATATTGAGCGGCAAATCTTGAGAATCGAGTACCCCTTTTACAAAACGCAGGTAGAGCGGTAAAAACTGCTCGGCATCGTCCATGATAAACGTACGCTGGATGTAGAGCTTAAGGCCACGGGCACCCTCTCGATTCCAGAGATCGAACGGCGCTTGACTTGGGACGTAGAGAAGCGAGGTGTAATCGAGCTTGCCCTCAACCCTATTGTGACTCCAGCTCAATGGATCCTGGTAGTCGCTCGAGACATGGCGATAAAACTCTGTGTATTCCTCGTCGCTTACCTCTGATCGGCTTCGTGTCCACAGAGCTTTCGCCTCATTGATGCGTTCCCATGAGGGTTCTGGCGTCTCTGTGTCGTCATCGCTCGATGGCGGTGGCGTCTCAAGCATCAAGACGGGGACTGAAATGTGGTCAGAATATTTTTTGATAACGCTGCGGACGCGCCACGAAGAGGCAAACTCCTCAGCCTCGGCGTCTAGATGCAGAATAACCGTTGTCCCGGGAACATCGCGCACAGCAACATCAATACTGAATTCATCTTCACCTGTCGATTCCCATCGCGTTGCCGCGTCCTCTCCCGCCTT encodes the following:
- a CDS encoding molecular chaperone of HSP90 family (PFAM: Histidine kinase-, DNA gyrase B-, and HSP90-like ATPase; Hsp90 protein), which produces MSDKQTMGFQTEAKRLLQLMIHSLYSNREIFLRELISNASDAIDKRRFAAIEDSALDVGGEGYEIRVDVDEEAKTLSISDNGIGMSRDDVIENLGTIAKSGTAAFMEQLSGDQQKDSQLIGQFGVGFYSSFIVANRVEVISRKAGEDAATRWESTGEDEFSIDVAVRDVPGTTVILHLDAEAEEFASSWRVRSVIKKYSDHISVPVLMLETPPPSSDDDTETPEPSWERINEAKALWTRSRSEVSDEEYTEFYRHVSSDYQDPLSWSHNRVEGKLDYTSLLYVPSQAPFDLWNREGARGLKLYIQRTFIMDDAEQFLPLYLRFVKGVLDSQDLPLNISREILQQSPQVDSLRNAVTKRVLDMLSKMAKSDAEKYQSFWDVFGNVLKEGPGEDFANREKIAALLRFSSTHDDDAIQNVSLTDYVERMQEGQDAIYYVVADNHVTAKNSPHIEVFRKKGIEVLLLSDRIDDWLMGHLNEFDGKALKDIAKGELDLGNSTEEEKAELEAAKTENEALLDRLKGALDGKVSQVRPTIRLTDSPACLVVGEHELGAQMRRILEAAGQELPDSEPILEVNTSHGLVRRMDVEPDEDRFADLALILLDQATLAQGSQLEDPASYVARMNKLLVEMSA
- a CDS encoding putative hydrolase or acyltransferase of alpha/beta superfamily (PFAM: alpha/beta hydrolase fold), producing the protein MTSQAEDIFFEVDGLTYRGLVWGDPSDPLVFAIHGWLDNALSFVKLAPMLKGYRVLSIDLSGHGLSSHRSPDANYHIWDDIPQLLEIVEQLGVESLHVVGHSRGAAVAGAFAVALEEKCASLAMLDGMISRSFENDNGAELFIGSIAERKKYMSRPPRVFPTVEDFINSRSRYGFTRENAELLVPRALRQVDDGWLLLSDPKLFGSSTVKLSEEASNSFYRAMKCPVTAITGDKGFFTSDEAQAKIAGIADLVEAFYPVVVPGPHHFHMEGDVQALADMLLGFFSTGAIAPASDPIRRVG
- a CDS encoding (LSU ribosomal protein L3P)-glutamine N5-methyltransferase (PFAM: Methyltransferase small domain~TIGRFAM: protein-(glutamine-N5) methyltransferase, ribosomal protein L3-specific; HemK family putative methylases), which encodes MVTFRDILISTENRLIEADVFCGHGYESEHDEAVALVLAAASLSPLDTGTEVLDEVYPADAGEVLVSYLIARCEKKLPVAYITGEAWLGPLCFKSDRRALVPRSPVAELVLNELQPWYEGTSPSVIVDVCCGGGSLGMLAKWVFPDAQVLLSDIDADALNLARENAALHEVDAVVRADLLAWCADDSVDVILANPPYVDAEDMRDLPPEYLHEPGLALRGGEDGLDLVRVMLVDAARILRAGGILILEVGNSVEALEGLSPLLPPLWVELEQGGHGVAVFMAQDLAQWAAYETRAQ
- a CDS encoding phosphohistidine phosphatase SixA (PFAM: Phosphoglycerate mutase family), yielding MLVTLWRHGEAGYAASDAERALTDRGEAHVRSSAAAYLSWCRNAGIQVPSHCTHSPLVRTRQTSQLLGADIGFGALTSDDRLAPGEQHYTQGLFLADDVDHQLIVGHQPYLSELINVWCDTAQYHGLSPSGFAVIRLLMPTRGGGELIHYMPEGFSM